The following proteins come from a genomic window of Corynebacterium hansenii:
- a CDS encoding RDD family protein yields MADKSNWLEGPKVPGQFDDPDNLSSYPGENLGLAQTGEGSQASLLRRVGGILIDWVVSMFLTAAVYPFAGPSEQQMEQFGDPFIAWQSFTATWTFLIFLVLGTVTVWLFGRTPGQAMLRMGVARVDVPGERVGFWRAFVRSFLTLLLLPPAIQDSDLRGMHDRATGTAVIRG; encoded by the coding sequence ATGGCCGACAAGAGCAATTGGCTCGAAGGACCCAAGGTCCCCGGGCAGTTCGACGACCCCGACAACCTTTCCTCGTACCCCGGGGAGAACCTCGGATTGGCGCAAACGGGGGAGGGGTCGCAGGCGTCGCTGCTGCGGCGCGTCGGCGGCATCTTGATCGACTGGGTGGTCAGCATGTTCCTCACCGCCGCCGTGTACCCCTTCGCCGGGCCGAGCGAGCAGCAGATGGAGCAGTTCGGCGACCCGTTCATCGCGTGGCAGTCGTTCACGGCGACGTGGACGTTCCTGATCTTCCTGGTCCTGGGCACGGTGACGGTGTGGCTGTTCGGCCGCACGCCGGGCCAGGCGATGCTGCGCATGGGCGTCGCCCGCGTCGATGTGCCGGGTGAGCGCGTCGGGTTCTGGCGCGCGTTCGTGCGGTCCTTCCTGACGCTGCTGCTGCTTCCGCCGGCGATCCAGGACTCCGACCTGCGCGGCATGCACGACCGCGCCACCGGCACCGCCGTCATCCGCGGTTAG